In one Crocinitomicaceae bacterium genomic region, the following are encoded:
- a CDS encoding CapA family protein, which produces MKTIFSLLLVIAVYSLSYSQSNPDTTSGKVSLLFIGDVMGHGPQITSALDKNSNTYDYNHCFKYIQDEMRDADYTIANLEVTLAGPPYSGYPQFSSPDELAVGCKNAGVDIFVTANNHSCDRGGQGIVRTLDVLDSLQILHTGTYRDSVERKTTTPFIIEHDCFRFAILNYTYGTNGINVPAPTIVNLLDKEQIAKDMEIAKTRKADKIIVVTHWGNEYESNAGTWQINMGKYLFEQGADIIIGSHPHVLQKMVLEKQTDAKGQEKLIVYSLGNFVSNQRDRKKDGGAMIKLTLTKESGTTFISEAGHILTWVYTPIENGSKKYYILPAAKYENKPEFFDGETSYNQMKLFISDSRSLFKEQNLNVGEYVYENEKWVLKY; this is translated from the coding sequence ATGAAAACTATATTCTCATTATTGCTTGTCATTGCCGTTTATTCATTAAGCTATAGCCAATCAAACCCTGATACCACCAGTGGAAAGGTGAGTTTGCTTTTCATAGGCGATGTGATGGGACACGGCCCACAAATAACATCAGCACTTGACAAAAACAGTAATACGTATGATTACAACCATTGCTTTAAATACATACAAGACGAGATGCGTGATGCAGATTATACCATTGCTAATTTGGAAGTAACCTTAGCAGGGCCTCCCTATAGCGGATATCCTCAGTTTAGTTCACCTGATGAATTAGCGGTAGGTTGTAAAAATGCCGGTGTAGATATTTTTGTTACCGCAAATAATCACAGTTGTGATAGGGGGGGGCAGGGTATTGTGAGAACATTAGACGTACTTGACTCACTCCAAATTTTACACACGGGCACTTATCGTGATTCTGTTGAAAGAAAAACAACCACACCCTTTATTATTGAGCATGATTGTTTCAGGTTTGCTATTCTTAACTACACCTATGGAACAAACGGAATCAACGTGCCTGCACCAACCATTGTGAATCTTTTGGATAAAGAGCAAATTGCAAAAGACATGGAGATTGCTAAAACAAGAAAGGCAGATAAAATTATTGTTGTTACCCATTGGGGAAATGAATATGAATCAAACGCAGGCACCTGGCAAATTAACATGGGTAAATATTTATTTGAACAGGGTGCGGATATTATTATTGGGTCACATCCACATGTATTACAAAAGATGGTACTTGAAAAGCAAACAGATGCAAAAGGGCAAGAAAAATTAATTGTGTATTCATTGGGTAATTTTGTTTCAAATCAACGCGACCGGAAAAAAGACGGCGGCGCCATGATTAAATTAACCTTAACAAAAGAATCCGGCACCACCTTTATTTCAGAAGCCGGACACATATTAACCTGGGTGTACACTCCTATAGAAAACGGCAGCAAGAAATATTATATTTTACCCGCCGCAAAGTATGAAAACAAGCCTGAATTTTTTGACGGAGAAACTAGTTATAATCAAATGAAACTGTTCATTTCTGATTCGCGCAGCTTGTTTAAAGAGCAAAATCTGAATGTTGGTGAATACGTTTATGAAAATGAAAAATGGGTGCTTAAATACTAA
- a CDS encoding TlpA family protein disulfide reductase, which translates to MIRNALHRCLLLVCLISTQGFAAKIKYGTWLTQFELAQNIILPSIFQFEKGKPGELIIYNGFESIHLQDIKQTGDSIVVRFPTFDSELCFIIVDKTHIEGAWYNKAKSDTYHVKFTSHYTSDAYYPLDSKQLLNHRKWEVTFDYKGESEKAIGLFNYPNSEQNTNLLHGTFLTETGDYRFLSGATVGDSLYLSCFDGSHAFLFRAQLKNDTLWGDFHSGNHYKTTWMAVPNDDFELSDPDSLTFMVNEKPISFQLQNIDGTTYTYPNESLKNKVVLIQLMGTWCPNCLDESNYLKDLYASYKNELAIISITFETQKTVEGKIEKVTKYKESLDLPFTFLIGGDACKLCAAELFPQLNNISSFPTLIFLDKKGSVRKIHTGFSGPGTGQYYTNFVSETNAFVDALIKE; encoded by the coding sequence ATGATTAGAAACGCATTACATCGCTGCTTATTGTTGGTATGCCTTATATCAACTCAAGGGTTTGCTGCCAAAATTAAATACGGCACATGGCTTACCCAATTTGAATTAGCTCAAAACATTATACTACCTTCTATATTCCAATTTGAAAAAGGAAAGCCCGGTGAGCTCATAATTTATAACGGTTTTGAGTCAATTCACCTGCAAGATATCAAACAAACGGGTGATTCAATTGTTGTCAGGTTTCCAACATTTGATTCAGAATTATGCTTTATCATAGTGGATAAAACTCATATTGAGGGCGCCTGGTATAACAAAGCAAAATCTGATACCTACCATGTAAAATTTACATCCCATTATACAAGCGACGCTTATTATCCTCTGGATTCAAAACAGTTATTGAATCATAGAAAATGGGAAGTAACCTTTGATTATAAAGGAGAGTCTGAAAAAGCAATTGGCTTATTTAACTATCCTAACTCAGAGCAAAACACGAATTTATTGCACGGCACTTTTCTCACTGAAACCGGAGATTATAGATTTTTATCCGGAGCAACAGTAGGTGATAGTTTATATCTCTCATGCTTTGATGGATCACATGCTTTTTTATTCAGAGCTCAATTAAAAAACGATACGCTTTGGGGTGATTTTCATTCAGGTAACCATTATAAAACTACATGGATGGCTGTGCCTAATGATGATTTTGAACTTTCTGATCCTGACTCGTTAACTTTTATGGTGAATGAAAAACCCATCAGTTTTCAACTGCAAAATATTGATGGTACAACCTATACGTATCCTAATGAATCATTAAAAAATAAAGTTGTATTAATACAATTAATGGGCACTTGGTGTCCAAATTGCCTTGATGAAAGTAATTATCTGAAAGATTTGTATGCTAGTTATAAAAATGAGTTAGCTATTATATCAATCACGTTTGAAACTCAAAAAACAGTGGAAGGAAAGATTGAAAAAGTGACAAAATATAAAGAGTCTCTTGATTTGCCTTTTACATTTTTAATAGGCGGCGATGCCTGTAAATTATGTGCTGCTGAATTATTCCCTCAACTTAATAATATCAGTTCTTTTCCCACTTTGATTTTTCTTGATAAAAAAGGTAGTGTACGTAAAATACATACCGGCTTTAGCGGACCCGGCACTGGGCAATACTACACAAACTTTGTTTCAGAAACAAATGCCTTTGTTGATGCTTTAATTAAAGAATAA
- a CDS encoding gliding motility-associated C-terminal domain-containing protein produces the protein MKENTNIEDLFRQKFENFQPQVDPSVWAGIQSGVATTTAVTTGMSAMLKIGLVSGGIIAASVATWYFGFYESNQNQSLPAQQNVTEVLPDEQSENEQPLIIVNDVNDPVIQENREKIEKELRNNHLDQSNTNTSGFNTTQNTNTINGSTETNTNIQTQPESQYTENNTVVEIEEIELKEKLVPTGRMEIDQQSNYVPAQVSFVSNARNQKEVKWYFGDGTETTGNETKHTYTQPGKYTVKMVVVGSDKINYEESQEIVVASKSSIDNVPNVITPNGDRINDVFSIKATNIETFMISIRDQRGNEIYSSQDVDFTWEGTDYDGNVVEKGMYTYQIIAEGTDGSVIKLPGLIYVE, from the coding sequence GTGAAAGAGAATACTAACATAGAAGATTTATTCAGACAGAAGTTTGAGAACTTCCAGCCACAGGTTGATCCTAGTGTTTGGGCAGGCATACAGTCTGGTGTGGCTACTACTACAGCGGTTACAACCGGCATGTCTGCCATGCTAAAAATTGGTTTGGTTTCAGGAGGTATTATTGCAGCTTCAGTTGCAACTTGGTATTTCGGTTTTTATGAATCTAATCAAAATCAATCTCTTCCGGCTCAACAAAACGTGACAGAAGTTTTGCCTGATGAACAATCGGAAAATGAACAACCACTAATCATTGTAAACGATGTGAATGATCCGGTAATCCAAGAAAACAGAGAAAAAATTGAAAAAGAATTGAGAAACAACCATCTTGATCAGTCTAATACAAATACATCAGGATTTAATACAACGCAAAATACAAATACTATTAATGGTTCAACAGAAACCAACACCAATATTCAAACACAACCTGAATCTCAGTATACTGAAAACAATACCGTGGTTGAAATTGAAGAGATTGAGCTGAAAGAAAAATTGGTGCCAACAGGAAGAATGGAAATTGATCAGCAAAGCAATTACGTACCCGCACAAGTAAGTTTTGTTTCAAATGCCCGCAATCAAAAAGAAGTTAAATGGTATTTTGGTGACGGAACAGAAACAACCGGTAATGAAACAAAACATACCTATACACAACCCGGTAAGTACACGGTAAAAATGGTAGTGGTGGGTTCTGATAAAATCAATTATGAAGAATCACAAGAAATTGTGGTTGCCAGCAAATCAAGTATAGACAATGTGCCAAACGTTATTACACCAAATGGTGATCGTATTAATGACGTGTTCAGTATTAAAGCAACCAATATTGAAACATTCATGATCAGCATTCGTGATCAACGGGGTAATGAAATTTACTCATCTCAAGATGTTGATTTCACTTGGGAAGGAACCGATTATGATGGAAATGTTGTAGAAAAAGGAATGTATACCTATCAAATCATTGCTGAAGGAACTGACGGTAGCGTAATCAAATTGCCGGGGTTAATCTACGTTGAATAA
- a CDS encoding SCO family protein has translation MRTRLIVLVIILAVGMLIAGLINRYYYSEEYRNPENQLAVINPADVNASLVDSSIAHVSEGHTVSDFSFVNQLGDTITQQDLKGKIYVADFFFTTCGSICPKMTKQLQRVQQEFSGDETFKILSHTVNPKIDTVEVMKIYADKFNADHKQWWFLTGSKESLYLMARKSYLVVPDQNDSNFKHGDESDFIHTENFVLIDPDKRIRGMYDGTNPDEVSKLIQDIHDLKREYKQ, from the coding sequence ATGCGCACACGATTAATTGTTCTGGTAATTATACTTGCGGTTGGGATGCTCATTGCGGGTTTGATAAATAGGTATTATTACTCTGAAGAATATAGAAATCCTGAAAATCAACTTGCTGTTATTAATCCGGCTGATGTGAATGCCTCGCTGGTAGATTCATCCATAGCTCACGTTTCAGAAGGACACACCGTGAGTGATTTTTCATTTGTGAATCAATTAGGTGACACCATTACCCAGCAAGACTTGAAAGGTAAAATTTATGTAGCCGATTTCTTTTTTACTACCTGTGGTAGCATCTGTCCAAAAATGACAAAACAATTACAGCGTGTCCAGCAAGAATTCAGTGGAGATGAAACCTTTAAAATTCTTAGTCACACCGTAAATCCAAAAATTGATACGGTTGAAGTGATGAAGATTTATGCTGATAAATTTAATGCTGATCACAAGCAATGGTGGTTTCTTACCGGCTCAAAGGAATCTCTTTATCTGATGGCTCGCAAATCATATCTTGTTGTGCCTGATCAAAATGATTCAAATTTTAAACATGGTGATGAATCAGATTTCATTCACACTGAAAATTTTGTTTTAATTGATCCTGATAAACGCATACGCGGAATGTATGATGGCACAAATCCGGATGAAGTATCAAAATTGATTCAAGATATTCACGACTTGAAGCGAGAGTACAAACAATAG
- a CDS encoding response regulator, which produces MAKTNVLVVEDESIVSKDIQHSLKKLGYNVVGAASTGEKAFELAVEKQPDIILMDIMLKGEMNGIETAEKVKAELHIPVIYLTAYADESTLAKAKVTEPYGYIIKPFKEVDLHTSIEMALYKYSKEKEVLKERDLFYSLIENKDSREFIFVKSKSRLVKIKTEDIYFVEALKDYVVINTLDARYTIHSTMKDIISKLSPEAFIRVHRSFIVRVSKIASIEYPNLYLENDKKVVPIGGSYKDELLQKLYH; this is translated from the coding sequence ATGGCAAAAACCAACGTACTTGTAGTTGAAGACGAAAGTATAGTTTCTAAAGATATTCAGCACAGTTTAAAAAAATTGGGCTACAACGTTGTTGGTGCAGCATCAACCGGAGAGAAAGCTTTTGAACTGGCCGTTGAAAAACAACCTGACATCATTTTGATGGACATTATGTTGAAAGGTGAAATGAACGGCATTGAAACAGCTGAAAAAGTAAAAGCAGAATTGCACATTCCGGTTATCTATCTCACTGCTTATGCTGATGAATCAACTCTTGCAAAAGCTAAAGTTACTGAGCCTTACGGATACATTATTAAGCCCTTCAAAGAAGTAGATTTACACACGTCTATTGAAATGGCTTTGTATAAGTATTCAAAAGAAAAAGAAGTTTTAAAAGAACGTGATTTGTTTTATTCTCTCATTGAAAATAAAGATTCACGTGAGTTTATTTTTGTCAAATCAAAAAGTCGTTTGGTAAAAATAAAAACTGAAGATATTTATTTCGTAGAGGCACTGAAAGATTATGTAGTGATCAACACGCTTGACGCCCGATACACTATTCACTCTACCATGAAAGATATCATCAGTAAATTATCGCCTGAGGCTTTCATCCGTGTTCACCGTTCTTTCATCGTACGCGTTTCTAAAATAGCGTCTATTGAATACCCTAATCTCTATCTTGAAAACGACAAAAAAGTTGTTCCAATTGGCGGTTCTTACAAAGATGAATTGCTGCAGAAATTATACCATTAG
- the rpiB gene encoding ribose 5-phosphate isomerase B, producing the protein MSKLVPIGCDHAGYELKEAIKQHLIQKGYEVQDVGAYSTESIDYPDYGHPVAHLVESNIGMLGIVICGSGNGINMTVNKHQGIRSALCWNKEIAALARQHNNANIIALPARFISVADGIEMVDTFFNTDFEGGRHQKRIDKIPC; encoded by the coding sequence ATGTCAAAACTTGTACCTATTGGCTGTGATCATGCCGGTTATGAATTGAAAGAGGCAATCAAACAACATCTTATTCAAAAAGGTTATGAAGTACAAGATGTTGGTGCGTATAGTACTGAAAGTATTGATTATCCTGATTATGGTCATCCCGTAGCTCATTTAGTTGAAAGCAATATTGGCATGTTAGGTATTGTTATTTGCGGCAGCGGCAACGGAATAAATATGACCGTGAATAAACACCAAGGAATACGATCAGCACTTTGCTGGAACAAAGAAATAGCTGCATTAGCAAGACAACATAATAACGCCAACATCATTGCCTTACCTGCCCGTTTTATTTCAGTGGCTGATGGTATTGAAATGGTAGATACTTTCTTTAATACAGATTTTGAAGGAGGCAGGCACCAAAAGAGAATAGATAAAATTCCTTGTTAG
- a CDS encoding transposase, with protein sequence MELPYCNTDCFQYFIQELSKQNPKELKLIVLDNGAFHKAKKLIIPENIILIFLPPYSPELNPAEKIWWQLKQEFVCKSFNTIDQLGKHLAKVVRRIITTKTVKKICSFKYLLCSF encoded by the coding sequence TTGGAACTGCCTTATTGTAATACAGATTGCTTTCAATATTTTATTCAAGAATTATCAAAGCAGAATCCAAAAGAACTTAAACTAATCGTGCTTGACAACGGAGCCTTCCATAAGGCAAAGAAACTAATCATACCCGAGAATATCATTTTAATTTTTCTGCCGCCTTATAGTCCAGAACTAAACCCCGCCGAGAAAATTTGGTGGCAACTCAAACAAGAGTTCGTTTGCAAATCCTTTAATACCATCGATCAATTGGGCAAACACTTAGCCAAGGTTGTGAGGAGAATAATTACAACAAAAACAGTAAAGAAAATTTGTTCCTTCAAATATTTATTATGCTCTTTTTAG
- a CDS encoding RNA polymerase sigma factor has product MTDEQLVKECVSGNTIAQRKFYDLFAKKMMGVCLRYTNNIEEAQDVLQDGFIKIFGKLHDFESKGSLEGWVRRIMVNTALDHYRKNKKHQNDLDVDVVGYKLEKDDYIIEAITAEDLLKIIQAIPEGYRLVFNLFAIEGYSHKEIAERLGVTESTSKSQYSRAKSLLRRLLIENNIVEESEREY; this is encoded by the coding sequence ATGACGGATGAACAACTAGTGAAAGAATGTGTGTCCGGTAATACGATTGCTCAGAGAAAGTTCTATGATTTGTTTGCAAAAAAAATGATGGGTGTATGCCTGCGCTATACTAATAATATTGAGGAAGCACAGGATGTATTGCAAGATGGATTTATTAAAATTTTTGGCAAACTGCATGATTTTGAAAGTAAAGGTTCTTTGGAAGGTTGGGTCAGACGCATTATGGTGAATACCGCTTTGGATCACTACCGCAAAAATAAAAAGCATCAGAATGATTTAGATGTGGATGTGGTTGGATACAAGCTTGAAAAAGATGATTACATAATTGAAGCCATAACGGCTGAAGACTTACTTAAAATAATTCAGGCCATTCCTGAAGGATACCGGCTGGTGTTTAACTTGTTTGCTATTGAAGGTTATTCACACAAAGAAATTGCTGAGCGATTAGGCGTTACTGAGAGTACATCAAAATCTCAATACTCTAGGGCTAAAAGCCTATTAAGAAGATTGTTGATTGAAAATAATATTGTAGAAGAAAGTGAAAGAGAATACTAA
- a CDS encoding PAS domain S-box protein has translation MGLGSQKILPLSSYQYIQAIISILICTYVIIFRKSRRAQERFLLIHWIFIVAFSLPSLLWYVDAKTDDALISFIISAMIGAILLINPIVTIIYFSTLVASLIVLWLSLPGIELLNAFYVFFIGVIITTFSSWRHRLSTANKLAEESYRNLFSDLTEQVYVLDQNLQVLEINEAAAQFIGEIKNIEQKKIHEIFAADKSIFDDLIAHSNQPKGTTRKRIVLYVNSQKDGGIEPLELNLRASAYFEKQVYILTARSIRGQKEFEQKIIESRENISKVLDNINSFVFNVAVLPDGDSQVLYVSAKVNEVFGISQEDYITLTKSGRINEIIYHKDREEVSMRYQDVITTCSDNRIKYRIIKNGKTRWVEEKIFPKNFKNDNSIHLFGIVTDVTEQIESLDKVQRTGELYKKIFERNMAGVYKTHVDGTILEVNPAFARIMGYNSPEELKKLNVKDIYYNQEGRPDYIEKLRKEGSLNNFITVLRRRDGKKIYVNNNVSISPDEDGNMNIIEGTLIDVTETTETAAALRQSELKYRLVFDEANAGIILVTKISDEYRLIDFNPASKNLFKASDEQLAGTELKLLTDNYQTLHEFLISASESNNKIETELAFKRFDGKQFLAELTLIGISLEHQHVVQLFIKDISERRRSEEALKNSQESFKSIVDNSPNAILVFTKNKLVYTNEAGRVFYHTMLNDQSEKLQEIFSSEQKYVLLDMLNENNTQDDAFTEMIFNKNGETRKYSVNVVKTTYQTEKSDLIMLHDITLQSEYNMQKMRAELAEESNLQLQQEIESHKKTQAELLAKTYWLNALFESSYNLYILSIDEKFRLTSFNENFRKSIEKWFSKQVKPGDSFLDIFMPVPDAREIIESKLNRALQGETLEMISHFNDQQGKEIWVESFLNPVKIGTRKTREISFISHEITDKIIGQRRIRISEANNRAILQALPDILFKVNGMGIFTDYKINSAYQKDEFIAYLEINNPVGKNIMEVFNNLEVAENMVLMATKAMYSGDLIADNMNISGIGGNAELYYEFRFSKLNDDEVIVLARNITDTIEYEAKLEESVREKEILLKEVHHRVKNNLQVINSILNLQSSYVQDERTLEIINESQNRIRSMSYIHESLYQTKDFSSINFSDYIKNLVQNLVHSYQLFTDKISLEFDLQQVKLALDQAIPCGLILNELVSNSLKYAYPASQKGKIIIGVKENEGKLQLSVEDFGVGLPENFDIENSDSLGLSLVFTLVDQLDGQLSLKTHGGTKFYITFEMQEV, from the coding sequence GTGGGCCTGGGATCGCAAAAAATACTACCACTTAGTTCATATCAATATATTCAGGCAATTATTTCAATTTTGATATGCACTTACGTAATCATCTTTAGAAAAAGCAGAAGAGCTCAAGAACGCTTTTTACTCATTCATTGGATATTTATTGTGGCATTTAGTTTGCCCTCACTGCTTTGGTACGTTGATGCAAAAACAGACGATGCCTTGATTAGCTTTATCATCAGCGCTATGATTGGCGCCATCCTGCTCATTAATCCAATAGTTACTATTATTTATTTCAGCACGCTGGTGGCAAGCCTCATTGTATTGTGGTTGTCATTGCCGGGTATTGAATTGCTCAATGCGTTTTATGTCTTTTTCATCGGGGTAATTATTACCACCTTTTCATCATGGAGACATCGTTTATCAACAGCCAATAAACTGGCTGAAGAAAGTTACCGAAACCTATTTTCTGACCTTACAGAACAAGTATATGTTTTGGACCAAAACCTGCAAGTGCTTGAAATTAATGAGGCGGCAGCGCAATTTATTGGTGAAATAAAAAATATTGAACAAAAAAAAATACACGAAATTTTTGCGGCAGATAAATCAATTTTTGATGACTTAATTGCGCACAGCAACCAACCGAAAGGCACCACAAGAAAAAGGATTGTGTTATATGTTAATTCGCAAAAAGATGGTGGAATAGAACCATTAGAATTAAACCTACGTGCCTCTGCATATTTTGAGAAACAGGTATATATTCTAACCGCCAGATCAATTAGGGGACAAAAAGAATTTGAGCAAAAAATAATTGAGAGCAGAGAGAACATTTCTAAAGTATTAGATAATATTAATTCATTTGTATTCAATGTGGCCGTGCTGCCCGACGGTGATAGCCAAGTCTTATATGTGTCTGCTAAAGTGAATGAGGTTTTTGGAATAAGTCAAGAAGATTACATTACCCTCACCAAGTCAGGTAGAATAAATGAAATCATATATCACAAAGACCGTGAAGAAGTATCCATGAGATATCAGGATGTAATCACAACATGCTCAGATAACCGAATAAAATACAGAATTATAAAAAATGGTAAGACGCGTTGGGTTGAAGAGAAAATATTTCCAAAAAATTTTAAAAACGATAACTCCATTCATTTGTTTGGGATAGTTACCGACGTGACTGAACAAATTGAATCACTTGACAAAGTGCAACGTACCGGAGAATTGTACAAAAAAATATTTGAACGCAACATGGCTGGGGTGTACAAAACACATGTTGATGGCACCATACTTGAAGTAAATCCGGCATTTGCACGAATAATGGGTTATAATTCACCAGAAGAATTAAAAAAACTCAACGTAAAAGACATCTATTATAATCAAGAAGGCAGACCGGATTACATTGAAAAATTGCGCAAAGAGGGGTCGCTCAATAATTTCATTACTGTATTGCGCAGACGCGATGGAAAAAAAATTTACGTTAACAACAATGTGAGTATTTCGCCTGATGAAGACGGGAACATGAACATCATTGAGGGTACCCTGATTGATGTAACCGAAACCACCGAAACAGCTGCAGCGCTTAGACAAAGTGAGTTAAAATATAGACTGGTGTTTGATGAGGCAAACGCCGGAATTATTCTGGTAACAAAAATTAGTGATGAATATAGATTGATTGATTTTAATCCGGCAAGTAAAAACTTGTTTAAAGCAAGTGATGAACAATTAGCGGGGACTGAACTAAAATTGCTTACTGATAATTATCAAACACTGCATGAATTTTTAATTTCAGCAAGCGAATCAAACAATAAAATAGAAACAGAATTAGCATTTAAACGCTTTGATGGTAAACAGTTTTTAGCTGAACTGACATTGATTGGTATTTCACTTGAACATCAACACGTGGTACAACTTTTTATCAAAGATATTTCTGAACGAAGAAGAAGTGAAGAGGCCTTGAAAAATAGTCAGGAATCTTTTAAAAGCATTGTAGATAATTCACCAAACGCCATATTGGTTTTCACAAAAAATAAATTGGTTTACACCAATGAAGCCGGCAGGGTGTTTTATCACACCATGTTGAATGATCAGTCAGAAAAACTGCAAGAAATATTTTCTAGTGAACAAAAGTATGTATTACTTGACATGTTGAATGAAAACAACACACAAGACGATGCATTCACTGAAATGATTTTCAATAAAAACGGTGAAACCAGAAAGTACAGCGTCAACGTGGTTAAAACCACCTATCAGACTGAAAAATCTGATTTAATTATGTTGCATGATATTACGCTGCAATCAGAATACAACATGCAAAAAATGCGCGCTGAACTTGCTGAAGAATCAAACCTGCAACTTCAGCAAGAAATTGAAAGTCATAAAAAAACGCAAGCAGAATTATTGGCAAAAACATATTGGCTCAATGCTTTGTTTGAAAGTTCATACAATCTATACATTCTTTCCATTGATGAAAAATTCAGGTTGACATCATTCAATGAAAACTTTAGAAAATCAATTGAAAAATGGTTTTCAAAACAGGTAAAACCAGGAGATAGCTTTTTAGATATTTTCATGCCTGTGCCTGATGCGCGTGAAATCATAGAATCAAAACTAAACAGAGCTTTGCAGGGCGAAACGCTTGAAATGATCAGCCATTTTAATGATCAGCAAGGTAAAGAAATTTGGGTTGAATCTTTCTTGAATCCGGTTAAAATTGGCACCAGAAAAACACGCGAAATATCTTTTATCTCGCACGAGATAACTGACAAAATAATTGGCCAAAGAAGAATAAGAATCAGTGAAGCTAATAACCGCGCCATCCTACAAGCGCTACCTGATATTTTATTTAAGGTAAACGGCATGGGAATATTCACTGATTATAAAATAAATTCAGCTTACCAGAAAGACGAGTTTATAGCATATCTTGAAATAAATAACCCGGTTGGTAAAAATATCATGGAGGTATTTAACAATTTAGAGGTGGCTGAAAACATGGTGTTAATGGCAACCAAAGCGATGTACAGTGGAGATTTGATTGCAGATAACATGAATATTTCAGGTATAGGAGGAAACGCTGAACTGTATTATGAATTCAGGTTTTCTAAATTAAATGACGATGAGGTGATTGTTTTAGCCCGTAACATTACCGACACAATAGAATATGAAGCAAAGCTTGAAGAATCAGTGCGCGAAAAAGAAATTCTGCTTAAAGAGGTACACCATCGGGTAAAAAACAATTTGCAGGTGATTAATAGCATTCTCAATTTGCAATCATCATACGTGCAAGATGAACGTACGCTGGAGATCATAAATGAAAGCCAGAACCGCATTCGCTCCATGTCATATATTCATGAATCACTATATCAAACAAAAGATTTTTCAAGTATCAATTTTTCTGACTACATAAAAAATTTAGTTCAAAACTTAGTGCATTCATACCAGTTGTTTACTGATAAAATTAGCCTGGAGTTTGATTTGCAACAAGTAAAATTAGCATTAGATCAGGCAATACCTTGTGGTTTGATATTGAATGAGCTGGTGTCTAATTCGTTGAAATATGCTTATCCTGCCAGCCAAAAAGGAAAAATTATCATTGGAGTAAAAGAAAACGAAGGTAAACTGCAATTATCTGTTGAAGATTTTGGTGTTGGCTTGCCTGAAAATTTTGATATTGAAAACTCTGACTCTCTCGGTTTGAGTTTGGTATTTACTCTGGTTGATCAGCTTGACGGACAACTAAGCCTTAAAACGCATGGCGGAACCAAATTTTATATTACCTTTGAAATGCAAGAAGTGTAA